In Belonocnema kinseyi isolate 2016_QV_RU_SX_M_011 chromosome 4, B_treatae_v1, whole genome shotgun sequence, a single window of DNA contains:
- the LOC117171719 gene encoding uncharacterized protein LOC117171719, whose amino-acid sequence MDYSTDSQEFCGNTPPGVSDCRKLVKNILSQKVFVGEYAARRYVEQLGDYRDVIVCNETETDLIKFLQAIQKIVATEYGNKKWLGITRNTETKDQNGYCLWVKLEELPFGKHWFQVRSVKFREKEIYLQLKYLRPYQAEEKKLDVEEFMTVNFREICTLGNLCEASKFSMVLILTIATCIVKGGAFFLDFVVKMTHELSILIHSLTPVMITMINTIAKCIGGFYWLLFMLWRGNSVQPPRQVPIYSNRLAIMDRMDDSMASMSSSYSRRSTNTNPWPSERRKSGREW is encoded by the exons ATGGATTATTCCACTGATTCACAAGAATTTTGTGGCAATACTCCACCCGGCGTTTCTGATTGCCGAAAGCTTGTGAAGAACATATTATCTCAAAAAGTATTTGTCGGAGAATATGCTGCGAGACGATATGTTGAACAATTGGGAGATTACAG ggACGTTATCGTCTGCAATGAAACGGAAACTGACTTAATCAAGTTTCTACAGGCGATTCAAAAAATTGTGGCCACAGAGTATGGGAACAAAAAATGGCTTGGAATCACAA GAAATACAGAAACCAAGGACCAAAATGGTTACTGCTTATGGGTCAAGTTGGAGGAATTACCATTCGGCAAACACTGGTTCCAAGTGCGCTCTGTGAAGTTCAGAGAGAAAGAGATATACCTACAATTAAAATATCTTCGGCCCTATCAAGCGGAGGAGAAGAAACTCGACGTCGAAGAGTTCATGACAGTAAATTTCAGAGAG ATATGCACTCTAGGTAACCTTTGTGAGGCATCGAAATTCAGTATGGTACTAATTCTAACAATCGCCACTTGTATTGTGAAAGGTGGAGCTTTCTTTCTCGACTTCGTAGTAAAAATGACCCACGAGTTATCGATTTTAATTCATTCTCTGACTCCAGTCATGATAACGATGATAAATACCATAGCAAAATGCATAGGCGGATTTTATTGGCTTCTTTTCATGTTGTGGAGGGGAAATTCAGTTCAACCTCCGAGACAAGTTCCGATATACAGCAATCGACTTGCTATCATGGATAGAATGGATGATTCCATGGCTTCCATGTCATCTTCGTACAGTAGACGAAGTACAAATACAAATCCGTGGCCCTCCGAAAGAAGAAAGAGCGGAAGAGAGTGGTAG